One genomic region from Daphnia magna isolate NIES linkage group LG10, ASM2063170v1.1, whole genome shotgun sequence encodes:
- the LOC116927554 gene encoding LOW QUALITY PROTEIN: mediator of RNA polymerase II transcription subunit 12 (The sequence of the model RefSeq protein was modified relative to this genomic sequence to represent the inferred CDS: deleted 3 bases in 3 codons), which yields MACLSMENRPLKKLRLGPPDVYPQDPKQKEDELTPVNVKQGFSHTPNLNQSEEYGSAKNHNFSVSKVQTFINGVLTKKQEINMLPDTGRKRQLINPKENFHNVTPKSKMFIESWFKDLAGSKPLINLGKRVPIFNKKEEIFIQLSEYQVPMSRAIWLIKMTSAYSMAISEAKMKKRQVPDSSQEWTSTLVRFLKEQIVKLQDFYQKSIIVGGAQAVFASNATAYHNGSPLMTDEQKLALRQFNYCQQLCKVMFEEGLLECQDFLQWQLDMLEKCKTCDDGLLKFVVPMILQYVEEFTQCEILSRKLVFQVCRRISPLLSNDQSNEGSVSLDVGNCGQHRSVLIQMSAIIQAVVLHCPTALVWNHAGEGKMSSHLVGSPLDQLPLPPSALPMAPRFSNDHVREMLRDSENIIKQRSKAAEARWPLDKLIRNLEPNCSTKKQQYQPQTGMVTARVLHALEALDLHSFDRVDSTHSIDSLYSKLFPAIGGNKGSLDHATAEQVDQFAKQDEPYVRLLCQWAVSDQRCGEHRAIAAALLLEKRQSDLVTLTETDGAGADDNDTDESSSAISALLPIYQGFLMKFLDSEAPVLNEPVPGHNNRTVFASLVHLFHELIKHDVFSHDMYMCTLISRGDLLSVTPCHNGTTVTPSTTGHFAGTPSSGMSSLTGFQSMNDLRCEMDDSKIDDDLGKLLQHIKEEQQIVMDTPDSPKDENHSTLEPGRGEKEGKRQSRHLLFTTHFPLPQDDSLTHDCNQRHILLYGVGKAREESRHAVKKVSKEMCRLFHKKLAIDVQTEGTNLAGGVGAFVGSTKSRKHSSRLEFNFELSMQRFLALSYFDRHAVAAQAASTCMEMINSFIVGGAAYLPVLEHISFLFDLFEVSLSISGLIDLCLQLLKELPEVELLLSQRNSVLSRSYLTNVGLYVVGVLRRFHCCLLLSPESTASAFESLCRIVKHVTNPADCSSAERCILAYLYDLYSCCSFLKAKNGQLDSSLANSNSSSSRSSGGVALNTGSEVFAFSNAYPKIKQTIFAPVVSLPKSLHPLNRDFLQDYITSPRRKPEPHILRQLSDSAQLRYSFVCNVVVAVCNEVDNDKLNDIALLCAELTAGCSALSAEWLGVLTTLCYSASTYMDVLTQVDVQDNSIHHNLAVLFSVLLARHCFGLQDFLLYVGVPSLVKIWNEGGRSDTDPEAEAGARLTCHLVLRLFKTSDAPHPACYSSSSHSVNASPHHTLQQTATSSALGVKLACDRHLLAATHNSISVGPVLAVLKAILVLADRVPPEGKGSRVTGSSGGMNSNSNRLGGGGNAMANEVSISHILGTSWSGDLDLDIGSANFGVGGGRNSFGVATENVPLASYARYVLRQICSQPWVHQRCLQNPEELLKLDGLLDSCLSLRQAQRLLQMISRPDSGATAADEHTNNEHQDYRQVVNRVLESLDQWRLRVAWLDLQLLCQQLTTVGSGGTSSADMNQLLEAIARAVLDVFELSTTSSIKEDPDQGGSSSALKKRSESAATVASSVSATPAKTQPNLSISLIAPLVSKLPGSVQGRILKVASQVLEICNWGPPSKGKDKERNIPNTTSAFRSKSLLSYEPLLSLVMTCLKGQDEQREAFLSSLHSQLSHFIFLPKEDRLYHGEDVKARQAMLEALQLRFSLVGGLFDSILRNPTVVIDWAILLTQLVTAGVVDLSNNTELFATLQDMLATLLHSTLVTDGQSERGEDSRKYYPLLIKKLKKELAERKSSPSIQCIKQLLPLPKLASEFVTCEPYGTLTDIKGNKISGFDSNDKKQGHRLHEKQRVSPWEILEGHKTVAPLSWAWFGAVRVERKPLRHQEVQRLLRHHTHALQKPASYYLEHPLLPPEDLEPPVIEKTIPKEEICFKTEPMSDQSPRGGTKRGQKTNQRRPRGRRGAAAAAAAAAAATVAGAPPAVGGYQSPVASGMYPPSQPPPQWNAYTSPAPPASQQGTVPTSAAFFPQQSIGPRFPTERPGTQSRQALSNMLRQRHPGTQFVPASASNPSGTNPVAVPNAPPTAGGGGGTMANNSRIAGGVGGVGAGGASQPQFAGISMVDKQRQQQFIRQQIRQQHTGGNVFGQQGPQQTQPQQQQPQQQQQQQQQQQQQQQQQQQQQQQQQQQQQQQVQMAPVGFANIHTPMNQNMNQNMNQNFNMFQSGAPGMQQLVNPQQQAQPQPTQQQQPQQQAMIGQHFNQAGGNFPMQQTQPQGNMILMQQQHQQPQGRGMNAPAMRPPFMQSGGMQINSAQPNQFVRGAMPNTSQQQAVRLQHQQIVAIQQQQQMQHNMGQQQHNQHYHQPF from the exons ATGGCTTGTTTATCAATGGAGAATCGTCCTCTTAAGAAATTGCGATTAGGACCGCCTGATGTTTACCCACAGGATCCCAAACAAAAAGAG GATGAGTTG ACGCCCGTCAATGTGAAACAAGGT TTCTCTCATACACCAAATCTGAATCAATCTGAGGAATATGGCTCTGCCAAAAATCATAACTTTTCTGTGTCCAAA GTTCAGACATTCATTAATGGTGTACTTACAAAGAAACAGGAGATTAATATGTTGCCTGACACTGGCCGAAAACGTCAGCTAATAAACCCTAAAGAAAATTTTCATAATGTTACACCAAAGTCAAAGATGTTCATTGAATCATGGTTTAAAGACTTAGCAGGCAGCAAGCCTTTGATTAACCTAGGCAAAAGA GTGCCAATATTCAACAAGAAAGAGGAAATTTTTATCCAACTCAGTGAATATCAGGTTCCTATGTCTAGAGCTATTTGGTTAATAAAGATGACATCTGCCTATTCTATGGCAATTTCTGAGGCTAAAATGAAG AAGCGTCAAGTACCAGATTCTTCACAAG AATGGACCAGTACTTTAGTCCGGTTTTTAAAAGAACAAATTGTGAAACTACAAGATTTCtatcaaaaatcaataattGTTGGAGGGGCTCAGGCTGTGTTTGCTTCCAATGCTACAGCGTATCATAATGGAAGTCCTCTGATGACCGATGAACAGAAACTTGCACTTCGACAGTTTAATTATTGCCAGCAGTTGTGCAAAGTCATGTTTGAG GAAGGTCTCCTTGAATGCCAGGATTTCTTACAGTGGCAACTGGATATGttggaaaaatgcaaaacatGTGATGACGGTCTTCTCAAGTTTGTTGTTCCGATGATATTACAGTATGTTGAGGAATTCACGCAGTGTGAAATTCTGAgtcggaaacttgtttttcag GTGTGTAGAAGAATATCACCCCTCCTGTCGAACGATCAAAGCAATGAGGGATCAGTTTCATTGGACGTAGGCAATTGTGGCCAGCACAGGAGCGTTCTTATCCAGATGTCGGCAATTATTCAAGCAGTCGTTCTACATTGTCCGACGGCGTTAGTGTGGAATCATGCCGGGGAAGGAAAGATGTCATCTCATTTGGTTGGATCTCCTCTGGATCAGTTGCCGCTTCCGCCTTCAGCGTTGCCAATGGCTCCACGTTTTTCGAACGATCAT GTCCGCGAAATGTTGCGAGATTCCGAAAATATTATAAAACAACGTAGTAAAGCGGCTGAGGCACGTTGGCCTTTAGATAAACTGATTCGTAATCTTGAGCCAAACTGCAGTACTAAA AAACAACAGTATCAGCCGCAGACTGGTATGGTCACAGCACGCGTGCTTCATGCTCTGGAAGCATTGGATCTTCACAGTTTTGACCGTGTCGACTCAACTCACAG TATCGATTCACTGTACTCCAAACTATTTCCTGCAATTGGTGGAAACAAAGGAAGCCTTGATCATGCAACTGCTGAACAAGTTGATCAGTTCGCCAAGCAGGATGAGCCTTATGTTCGCTTACTGTGCCAATGGGCAGTTAGTGATCAACGCTGTGGAGAACATAGAGCGATTGCAGCTGCTTTGCTGTTAGAAAAGAGGCAATCAGATTTGGTGACTTTAACAGAAACTGATGGAGCTGGAGCGGACGACAATGATACGGACGAAAGCTCTTCCGCAATTTCGGCTTTGCTACCGATTTATCAG GgttttttgatgaaatttcTCGACTCAGAAGCCCCGGTGCTAAATGAACCAGTCCCAGGGCATAACAATCGGACAGTTTTTGCTTCTTTGGTTCATCTGTTCCATGAACTTATCAAGCATGACGTGTTCTCTCATGACATGTATATGTGTACCCTAATTTCGCGGGGCGACCTTCTGTCAGTTACACCGTGCCACAATGGAACCACAGTAACCCCGTCAACAACTGGTCATTTCGCCGGCACCCCAAGCAGTGGAATGAGCAGCTTAACGGGATTCCAGAGCATGAATGATTTACGTTGCGAAATGGACGACAGTAAAATTGATGACGACCTAGGAAAGCTATTGCAGCATATCAAAGAGGAACAACAGATCGTTATG GACACCCCCGACTCTCCCAAAGATGAAAATCATAGCACACTTGAACCTGGTCGTGGTGAAAAGGAGGGTAAACGCCAGTCGAGGCACCTCTTGTTCACGACCCACTTCCCCTTACCTCAG GATGACAGTTTAACCCACGACTGTAACCAGCGACATATTTTGTTGTATGGAGTAGGAAAAGCACGCGAGGAATCTCGTCATGCCGTCAAAAAGGTCTCCAAGGAAATGTGTCGTCTTTTCCATAAAAAGCTTGCCATCGACGTCCAAACAGAAGGGACTAATTTAGCGGGAGGTGTCGGAGCATTTGTTGGTTCTACCAAATCACGGAAACATTCATCTCGTCTCGAGTTTAATTTCGAGCTCAGCATGCAACGCTTTTTAGCCCTTTCTTACTTTGATCGTCATGCCGTAGCTGCCCAGGCAGCCTCGACTTGTATGGAAATGATCAATAGCTTTATTGTTGGAGGAGCAGCTTATCTGCCAGTCTTGGAGCATATATCCTTCCTGTTCGATCTCTTTGAAGTTTCGCTGAGCATCAGTGGCCTCATAGACTTGTGTCTTCAACTTCTCAAAG AACTTCCTGAAGTGGAGCTGCTGTTGTCTCAAAGAAATTCTGTCCTCAGTCGTAGCTACCTGACTAATGTAGGCCTTTACGTTGTTGGAGTTCTTCGTCGTTTCCACTGCTGCCTACTCCTATCACCTGAATCAACTGCGAGTGCGTTTGAATCACTTTGCCGTATTGTGAAGCATGTTACGAATCCAGCCGATTGCAGTTCAGCTGAACGCTGTATCCTAGCGTATTTGTACGACTTGTATAGTTGCTGCTCCTTTCTTAAG GCTAAAAATGGTCAGTTGGATTCATCGCTTGCCAATTCAAATTCATCTTCTAGTCGCAGTAGTGGTGGCGTGGCTCTGAATACTGGCAGCGAAGTGTTCGCATTCTCAAATGCTTACCCgaaaatcaaacaaaccaTTTTCGCCCCTGTCGTGTCGCTGCCAAAATCCCTTCATCCGCTAAACCGGGATTTTCTCCAGGACTACATAACCAGCCCACGCCGCAAGCCCGAGCCCCATATCTTACGTCAATTATCAGATTCTGCACAGTTGCGTTACAGCTTCGTCTGCAACGTCGTCGTAGCCGTATGCAATGAAGTTGACAATGACAAACTCAATGACATTGCTCTCCTTTGTGCTGAATTGACTGCCGGATGCTCTGCGCTCTCTGCCGAATGGCTAGGAGTGTTGACAACGCTCTGCTACTCGGCGTCTACCTATATGGATGTCCTGACGCAGGTCGATGTTCAG GATAACTCAATCCACCATAATCTAGCCGTGTTATTTTCAGTGCTCCTGGCACGGCACTGCTTCGGCCTTCAGGATTTTTTGCTCTATGTTGGAGTTCCTTCCCTAGTTAAAATATGGAACGAAGGAGGCCGCTCTGATACCGATCCGGAAGCTGAAGCTGGCGCACGTTTGACTTGTCATCTCGTGTTGAGGCTGTTCAAGACATCGGATGCTCCACACCCTGCATGTTATAGCAGTAGCAGCCACAGCGTGAATGCATCACCTCATCACACACTGCAACAAACCGCCACCTCCTCTGCGTTGGGTGTCAAACTGGCGTGCGATCGGCATCTATTGGCGGCTACGCATAATAGTATATCAGTTGGCCCCGTCTTAGCAGTACTAAAAGCTATCCTTGTGCTGGCAGATCGCGTGCCACCGGAAG GTAAAGGCAGTCGCGTGACCGGCAGCAGCGGTGGCATGAACAGCAATAGCAACAGATTAGGTGGAGGTGGCAACGCCATGGCCAACGAAGTCAGCATTTCCCACATATTGGGTACGTCTTGGAGCGGCGACCTAGACTTGGACATTGGTTCGGCAAATTTTGGAGTCGGTGGTGGCCGCAATAGTTTTGGAGTTGCTACAGAGAACGTGCCTTTGGCTTCCTACGCCAGATATGTTCTCAGGCAGATTTGCTCACAGCCTTGGGTTCATCAGCGTTGTCTTCAAAACCCCGAAGAATTGTTGAAGCTCGATGGTCTGCTAGATAGCTGTTTGAGCTTGCGTCAAGCTCAGCGTCTCCTTCAGATGATAAGTCGACCTGATTCAGGAGCCACCGCTGCCGACGAACACACCAACAATGAACATCAAGATTATCGTCAG GTGGTTAATCGTGTTTTGGAGAGCCTCGATCAATGGCGGCTGCGAGTTGCTTGGTTGGATCTGCAACTGTTATGCCAGCAGTTGACGACGGTAGGCAGTGGTGGGACATCGTCCGCCGACATGAATCAATTACTAGAAGCGATAGCTCGCGCCGTGCTTGACGTATTCGAGTTATCCACAACATCAAGCATTAAAGAGGACCCCGATCAAGGCGGAAGTTCGAGTGCTTTGAAGAAACGATCTGAATCAGCGGCTACAGTGGCTTCTTCAGTTTCGGCAACCCCGGCCAAAACGCAACCGAATCTGTCCATTTCCTTAATTGCACCTTTAGTTTCGAAGCTACCAGGCTCCGTTCAAGGGCGGATTCTCAAAGTGGCAAGtcag GTGCTCGAAATTTGCAATTGGGGCCCGCCTTCCAAGGGAAAAGATAAAGAGCGCAATATTCCAAACACCACGTCTGCATTCCGTTCCAAATCGCTGCTGTCGTACGAACCTCTTCTTTCCCTTGTGATGACATGCCTCAAAGGACAAGACGAACAACGCGaggcttttctttcttcacttCATTCTCAGTTGTCGCACTTCATTTTCTTGCCTAAAGAAGATCGTTTGTATCATGGTGAAGACGTCAAAGCCCGCCAGGCCATGTTAGAAGCATTGCAATTGCGGTTTAGTCTTGTTGGCG gtTTGTTTGATTCCATTTTACGTAATCCTACGGTAGTCATAGACTGGGCAATCCTGTTAACTCAACTAGTGACAGCTGGAGTAGTGGATTTGTCGAATAATACGGAACTATTTGCAACATTGCAAGATATGCTAGCTACATTGCTTCATTCAACGCTGGTCACTGATGGCCAATCGGAACGCGGCGAAGATAGTCGCAAGTATTACCCGCTCCTCATTAAGAAGCTGAAAAAAGAATTAGCCGAACGCAAAAGTTCTCCATCCATCCAATGTATCAAGCAGCTTCTTCCTTTGCCCAAGCTAGCCAGCGAATTCGTCACGTGCGAACCGTATGGAACTCTGACTGATATCAAG GGTAACAAAATCAGTGGCTTTGATAGTAATGACAAAAAGCAAGGACATCGGCTCCATGAAAAGCAACGGGTGTCTCCTTGGGAAATATTGGAAGGGCACAAAACAGTTGCCCCACTGTCTTGGGCTTGGTTTGGGGCCGTTCGTGTGGAGAGGAAACCTCTCCGCCACCAAGAAGTACAGCGGCTCTTACGTCATCACACACATGCTCTACAGAAACCAGCTTCTTACTATCTGGAGCATCCTCTCCTTCCACCGGAAGATTTAGAACCTCCAGTAATAGAGAAGACCAttccaaaagaagaaatttgcTTCAAAACGGAGCCGATGTCCGACCAATCACCGAGGGGAGGAACTAAGCGTGGCCAGAAAACGAATCAGCGTCGACCGCGAGGCAGAAGAGGTGCGGCAGCAGCGGCTGCCGCCGCTGCAGCTGCAACGGTAGCGGGAGCACCGCCG GCTGTCGGTGGTTATCAGAGCCCAGTGGCATCTGGAATGTATCCACCTTCGCAGCCACCACCACAGTGGAACGCTTATACTTCGCCAGCTCCACCTGCTTCTCAACAAGGAACAGTGCCCACATCTGCTGCTTTCTTTCCCCAACAATCAATTGGCCCCAGATTTCCAACCGAAAGACCGGGAACCCAGTCACGTCAGGCATTGAGCAATATGCTGAGGCAGAGGCATCCTGGTACACAGTTTGTGCCAGCTTCTGCTTCCAATCCTTCTGGTACGAATCCGGTTGCAGTACCAAATGCCCCACCCACggcaggaggaggaggaggaactATGGCTAACAATTCCCGAATTGCGGGAGGTGTAGGAGGTGTAGGAGCTGGAGGTGCCAGTCAACCACAATTTGCTGGCATTTCGATGGTAGATAAACAGAGGCAGCAGCAATTTATCCGCCAGCAAATACGGCAGCAACATACTGGCGGTAATGTTTTTGGCCAACAAGGTCCTCAGCAAACACAGCCCCAACAGCAGCAaccccaacaacaacaacaacagcagcagcaacaacaacaacaacaacaacaacaacagcagcagcagcagcagcagcagcagcagcagcagcaacaagtGCAAATGGCTCCTGTCGGCTTTGCTAATATACACACGCCAATGAACCAGAATATGAACCAGAATATGAACCAAAATTTCAATATGTTTCAAAGTGGGGCCCCTGGTATGCAACAGCTCGTCAACCCACAACAGCAAGCACAGCCGCAACCaacacagcagcagcagcctcAGCAGCAGGCAATGATTGGGCAGCATTTCAATCAag CAGGTGGAAATTTTCCCATGCAACAAACGCAACCTCAAGGAAATATGATTCTCATGCAACAGCAACATCAACAGCCCCAGGGGCGTGGAATGAATGCCCCAGCTATGCGCCCTCCGTTTATGCAAAGTGGAGGTATGCAGATAAATTCGGCCCAACCAAATCAATTCGTACGAGGAGCTATGCCGAATACTTCCCAGCAGCAAGCAGTTCgattacaacatcaacaaatAGTGGCTatacaacagcaacaacaaatgcAGCACAACATGGGACAGCAGCAACATAACCAGCACTATCATCAACCTTTTTAA
- the LOC123476968 gene encoding uncharacterized protein LOC123476968: MAAGLLKFKAPPVFSGKGGEDAADWMDRYEVLADYNQWTDADKRANFGIYLEGPARQWFQCLTPPNGWGDTAAVAATQQQAGTPAISGMRSIFIKEFFQDSYAGYQERKLRNHKQGINELAAEYYYEIINLCRLMDPNMSEEAKLNHLYEGLKPTLVEKIWVLQPKTCIDFLTAVRRHTEAAELACNKGWAVHMLAEEREREEETRVAAATSRDNEEPSLKQLLEVLQQLQGEIVAMKKHGGRKERSRADNGTTQSQNEATPSQRTADGRPICFYCKAEGHIRRYCPKKKEDDDRRNNTTVAMISTSDEEDDKEIPLLYIDVGQLLTEEVTIGTNDTEKRPKRTQDLGGATNRNGKRTADTPLGRLELTITIGTTTVQAKVLVLEMRGINLLLGNDVLRRFKKLEIEYGKGKTKMRFGDLPVRMAIEDQTPTPATKIVAKSGARIPARSMAAVEIEQTEATKPTLDGRPWMIEPATNRTSGPTPGRALMPGD, encoded by the exons ATGGCCGCCGGACTTCTCAAGTTCAAGGCACCCCCTGTCTTCTCGGGCAAAGGAGGAGAAGACGCCGCCGACTGGATGGATCGATACGAGGTACTAGCAGACTACAACCAGTGGACCGACGCAGACAAACGAGCAAACTTCGGCATTTACCTCGAAGGACCAGCAAGACAGTGGTTTCAATGCCTGACACCACCCAACGGGTGGGGAGACACTGCGGCAGTAGCAGCCACCCAACAACAGGCCGGGACACCGGCGATAAGCGGAATGCGTTCCATCTTCATAAAAGAATTCTTTCAAGATAGCTATGCCGGATATCAAGAAAGGAAACTTCGGAACCACAAACAAGGCATAAACGAACTCGCCGCAGAATACTACTACGAGATAATAAACTTATGCCGATTGATGGACCCTAACATGTCCGAAGAAGCAAAACTAAACCACCTCTACGAAGGACTAAAACCTACATTGGTGGAGAAAATCTGGGTCCTACAACCCAAAACTTGCATCGACTTCCTAACAGCGGTAAGGAGACACACCGAAGCAGCCGAACTAGCATGCAACAAAGGATGGGCCGTCCACATGCTAGCAGAAGAAAGGGAGAGAGAAGAGGAAACAAGAGTCGCAGCAGCAACCAGCAGGGATAACGAGGAACCCTCACTCAAGCAACTTCTAGAAGTCCTGCAACAACTACAAGGAGAAATAGTCGCTATGAAGAAACACGGGGGAAGGAAGGAGAGGAGCCGAGCAGACAACGGAACAACACAAAGCCAGAATGAAGCAACACCCTCACAAAGGACAGCAGATGGACGGCCGATCTGTTTCTACTGCAAAGCCGAGGGGCACATTAGGAGATACtgtccaaaaaagaaagaagacgacGACAGACGTAACAACACGACCGTCGCAATGATCAGCACATCGGACGAAGAAGATGACAAGGAGATACCCCTGCTATATATCGACGTGGGACAACTGTTGACCGAAGAAGTGACAATTGGAACAAACGACACGGAAAAAAGACCGAAGCG AACTCAAGACCTGGGAGGCGCCACAAATCGTAATGGTAAACGGACAGCGGACACCCCCTTAGGAAGATTGGAGCTGACAATAACCATTGGAACGACAACAGTCCAAGCGAAGGTGCTAGTACTGGAGATGCGAGGGATCAACCTACTCTTAGGCAACGACGTGCTGAgacgttttaaaaaactggAGATCGAATACGGCAAGGGGAAAACAAAGATGCGATTCGGCGATCTACCAGTACGGATGGCAATCGAAGACCAAACACCAACACCGGCCACAAAGATAGTAGCAAAAAGTGGGGCAAGAATCCCAGCAAGATCCATGGCGGCCGTGGAGATAGAACAAACTGAAGCGACAAAACCAACATTGGACGGCCGCCCCTGGATGATAGAACCAGCAACCAACCGCACATCAGGACCTACACCAGGAAGAGCTCTCATGCCTGGCGACTGA
- the LOC116935772 gene encoding uncharacterized protein LOC116935772: MSGQENRSSKRVQVIAASPPLPLVTRRNKIPNRGEEEEEVDFRTTAGNSPRRKCGFNSQAGKRQPPNSQGAAASAETDARAAQRHSSKVEDHQGRDSGFADQSQLERTWESPQTSTRQPTPRRPADEEGDRSSQGSRPSLTWDTSDLTGQPQEETLRHSPTASQENEVFADQDLFSPVQNAEFQPEDERDEDELYTPRRLWNERRAEYLPATGDTDLSYRQLSSESDEESDGAEGTFGLLTSFNYTTPTTRTATGN; the protein is encoded by the coding sequence ATGAGTGGACAGGAGAACAGGAGCAGCAAGCGAGTACAAGTTATCGCAGCATCACCACCGTTACCACTGGTgacaagaagaaacaagatACCGAACAGaggcgaagaagaagaagaggtaGACTTTAGAACCACAGCCGGAAACAGCCCTAGGCGCAAGTGCGGTTTCAACAGCCAGGCTGGCAAGAGACAGCCACCCAACAGCCAAGGAGCAGCAGCGAGCGCAGAAACCGACGCAAGAGCAGCACAGAGGCACAGCAGCAAAGTCGAAGACCACCAAGGACGAGACAGTGGATTCGCAGATCAGAGCCAACTAGAACGTACGTGGGAGTCACCACAGACATCCACCAGACAACCAACACCGAGAAGGCCCGCAGACGAAGAAGGAGACCGCTCAAGCCAAGGATCCCGACCATCGTTGACGTGGGACACCTCGGACCTCACAGGACAACCGCAAGAAGAAACCCTACGCCATAGCCCAACAGCATCTCAAGAAAACGAAGTATTCGCAGATCAAGATCTTTTTTCCCCAGTACAGAACGCGGAGTTTCAACCGGAAGACGAAAGAGACGAAGACGAGCTATATACACCACGAAGACTCTGGAACGAAAGGAGGGCCGAATACCTACCAGCGACAGGCGACACCGACCTAAGCTACAGACAGCTTTCGTCCGAGTCCGACGAGGAATCAGACGGCGCTGAGGGTACATTTGGCCTACTCACAAGCTTCAACTATACAACACCCACCACCAGAACAGCAACAGGAAACTGA